Proteins from a genomic interval of Coccinella septempunctata chromosome 2, icCocSept1.1, whole genome shotgun sequence:
- the LOC123307057 gene encoding uncharacterized protein LOC123307057 — MVITRSQVGAAEMEEKRRLQAIEREQLRNDSLDRLRNIPLDQPASPLSGLVEPNMASDKRRERSPAKSSRSHRSTNRSHRSNVSVTTRRRLAELEAAEKLAEIKRLELKMEADLVKMRLAAEVAAIQEDESGEEEQQAEPPFKEEPLQKVNEWLIQNPVSQRGEGLQREEPRQTRFQTVRARSPTPTRTRSSIEHLAATLEKMARPRSRHIDLPTFSGAVNEWLPFYAAYRDSSQMYELTAAENLQRLRTCLKGEARDRVSALLYTAADPNVVMKTLEQCFGRPEVIIDQALEELKKLPKPNSTAADLNSFAVKIQNIICVLKTIDRRGYLFNPMLTREVLDKLSPHLRSRWCDYAFDQEGSADPEIVVMSRFLMREADRALRYTYAPVTCAASTSKETRPPVTVKSSANRNGQQGTVKKSATVYSTSEDGQERSNRCPECERDHVLPECPKYKALTVDQRWNLVREKRICFKCAQKKHRRFQCRAKPCGVNECRRPHHSSLHQDQAEPEQAMPADKKESVLSVASGSILHTEPKTVLLKMCPVVIAGPKGKRKTFALLDEGATITLIDQELAASIGAEGPSHPLHLRGVNMSQSEAESQLVTVKIRGVKESDEYQIRARTMKDLKLHQQGIPNTMLSFDHLKDLDEEEVCFESARPGILVGTDHWECIVSRDLRIGEPNQPAASKTRLGWVVHGTAPRRAIYEGEDVLHIYERANSVNPGEKELHDLVEAHFKIEALGVQGKPRMSEVHQRAVTIVERTIKKTDVGYEVGLPWRRDKMTMPASYNQALRRLKRKEIQMDADPVFKMEYTQQIENLLKKGYATPCDGSEDDSPVKWFLCHFAVTNPNKPGYRLVFDAAARNNGVSLNDELLEGPDMLLSLPGILFRFREGAVAITADIQEMFLRIKVRPEDQPAQQFLWRGEDRERPPKKYKMTSVFFGATSSPYIAHHVRNHNADIHGKEFPRALEAIKNAHYMDDWVASFKDAEEARKAVEETREVHARAGFNLKGWNSSDPNILKGIPSELHATAPTQLGGEQPGSKILGLYWNAQRDELGFNTCMSRVPEDVKAGKRAPTKREALSAVMSVYDPLGLLSHYTIRSKIILQSLWRLQMTWDEPIPAEENELFTSWLAQLPEIAMLRLPRCYTLNGYERIDLHILCDASEQAFATTAYWRITRNDGTIEVVLIAAKAKVAPKKALTIPRLELQAAVIGARLAETIKREHRMEVDQTTYWTDSSTVVHRVRNDMRRYTPFVAHRLGEIAELTQKEEWRWLPTDHNVTDDATRLTNAPISSTDRWFQGPDFLYLPEDQWPGKTAYEDTEEEVLHVSENPRRSSCVPDPARFSKYEILVRTTARVLAFVDICRRRAINLEHRHIERAEKELIRRVQEDSFQDEVERIRSGRTIPKASRLYRLDPVMEDGILRVRGRIGASAAPSDTKRPVILDGRHPITKLLVLREHCSAGHANRERVTNDLRQHYWIIHLRPTVRAIEKNCAFCRRRRAMPTTPATGDLPLARMDPFHRPFTNCGVDYFGPMMIKIGRRREKRWGALFTCLTSRAVHIEIVASLSTDSTIMALRRMAARRGWPRLMYSDNGTNFRGADQELRLAYKEWLPKLQDEGLLHRMEWRFIPPGAPNQGGAWERMVRSVKTALRVTLREKAPTEEVLRTLLTEAEFSINARPLTHVSVNPADPEALTPNHFLIGSSTGMPATGPCDEADRRTWRASMALADHFWKRWVREYLPTLVPRGDSSNKARPLRIGDVVLIVDSTLPRNTWPMGLVKSTYPGPDGGIRVAEVRTRTGVFRRPVSELAVVLKEEDYASCAGGRTVTDGD; from the coding sequence ATGGTAATAACAAGAAGTCAGGTGGGCGCAGCAGAGATGGAAGAAAAACGTCGTCTCCAAGCAATCGAGAGGGAACAACTGAGGAACGACTCCCTGGATCGGTTGAGGAACATTCCCCTAGATCAGCCGGCGTCACCATTGTCTGGGTTGGTAGAACCTAACATGGCTAGTGACAAAAGACGCGAGAGGTCGCCGGCAAAATCCAGCAGGTCACATCGATCGACAAACAGGTCACATCGATCGAATGTCAGTGTGACTACAAGAAGGCGGCTCGCAGAATTAGAGGCGGCGGAGAAACTGGCCGAAATTAAGAGACTCGAGCTCAAGATGGAAGCCGATCTCGTGAAGATGCGGTTGGCCGCAGAAGTAGCGGCAATTCAAGAGGATGAAAGTGGCGAAGAAGAGCAGCAGGCGGAGCCCCCTTTCAAAGAAGAACCACTCCAGAAAGTAAACGAGTGGCTGATACAAAACCCAGTCAGCCAACGGGGGGAGGGGCTACAACGAGAGGAACCAAGGCAGACGCGGTTCCAAACAGTACGAGCAAGGTCACCAACTCCAACAAGAACAAGAAGTAGCATCGAACATCTGGCAGCTACATTGGAAAAGATGGCAAGACCAAGGTCGCGTCATATCGACTTGCCTACGTTTTCTGGAGCGGTCAACGAGTGGCTACCCTTTTACGCGGCGTACCGGGACTCGAGCCAGATGTACGAGCTCACTGCTGCTGAAAATCTCCAACGGTTGCGAACCTGTTTGAAAGGAGAAGCAAGGGACAGAGTTTCTGCTCTACTCTACACCGCCGCGGATCCAAATGTAGTGATGAAAACCCTAGAGCAGTGCTTTGGACGACCGGAGGTGATCATCGACCAGGCGctggaagaattgaaaaaattgccgAAACCCAACTCGACGGCGGCAGACCTGAACAGTTTCGCAGTCAAGATTCAAAACATCATCTGCGTATTGAAGACGATTGACCGAAGGGGATACCTTTTTAATCCGATGCTAACACGGGAAGTGCTGGACAAGCTTAGCCCGCACTTACGTTCACGGTGGTGCGACTACGCGTTCGATCAAGAAGGTTCGGCAGACCCGGAAATCGTCGTGATGTCGCGATTCTTGATGAGAGAAGCGGATCGAGCGCTGCGGTATACATACGCTCCCGTGACGTGCGCCGCGAGTACGAGTAAAGAGACACGCCCTCCAGTGACAGTGAAATCCAGTGCGAACAGGAACGGGCAACAAGGTACAGTGAAGAAAAGTGCGACGGTGTATAGTACGTCAGAAGATGGACAAGAAAGGAGCAACCGGTGCCCCGAGTGCGAGAGAGATCATGTGCTGCCAGAGTGCCCGAAGTACAAGGCGCTTACGGTTGATCAAAGGTGGAATCTTGTGCGCGAGAAACGGATCTGCTTCAAGTGCGCGCAAAAGAAGCATCGTCGCTTTCAGTGCCGAGCGAAGCCATGCGGCGTCAACGAGTGTCGCCGCCCACATCATTCGTCGCTACATCAAGACCAAGCAGAGCCCGAACAAGCCATGCCAGCTGATAAGAAGGAGTCCGTGTTGTCAGTTGCATCGGGAAGCATACTGCATACTGAACCAAAGACGGTATTATTGAAGATGTGTCCGGTCGTCATAGCAGGACCCAAAGGCAAGAGAAAGACTTTCGCCTTGTTGGACGAAGGGGCCACAATAACACTGATCGACCAGGAACTGGCAGCCAGCATAGGGGCAGAAGGACCGTCACACCCACTTCACTTAAGGGGAGTGAACATGAGCCAGAGCGAAGCAGAAAGCCAGCTGGTGACGGTCAAGATTAGGGGCGTCAAAGAAAGCGACGAATACCAGATCCGGGCAAGAACGATGAAGGACTTGAAGCTACACCAGCAAGGCATTCCGAACACGATGTTGAGCTTCGATCACCTCAAGGACCTTGATGAGGAAGAAGTGTGCTTCGAGTCAGCACGCCCTGGCATATTGGTCGGAACAGATCACTGGGAGTGCATCGTCTCAAGAGATCTACGGATCGGTGAACCCAACCAGCCGGCGGCATCGAAGACCCGGTTAGGATGGGTGGTGCATGGGACTGCGCCTCGCCGCGCCATCTACGAAGGAGAGGACGTACTGCACATTTACGAACGGGCCAATAGTGTTAACCCAGGCGAGAAGGAACTGCACGATCTCGTAGAAGCACACTTCAAGATCGAAGCACTGGGCGTACAAGGGAAGCCTAGAATGAGCGAGGTACACCAACGAGCCGTCACTATAGTCGAACGAACCATCAAGAAGACTGACGTCGGCTACGAGGTGGGGCTACCATGGCGTAGGGACAAGATGACAATGCCGGCAAGTTACAATCAGGCCTTGCGTCGTCTCAAAAGGAAGGAAATACAGATGGACGCGGACCCGGTTTTCAAGATGGAATACACTCAGCAGATTGAAAATCTATTGAAAAAGGGTTACGCGACGCCATGTGACGGTTCGGAAGACGATAGCCCAGTGAAGTGGTTCCTGTGTCACTTTGCCGTGACGAATCCAAACAAACCGGGTTATCGATTGGTGTTCGACGCAGCGGCGAGAAACAATGGGGTGAGCCTAAACGACGAGTTACTGGAAGGACCTGATATGCTGTTGTCGTTGCCGGGCATATTATTCAGATTTCGAGAAGGGGCCGTCGCTATCACGGCGGATATCCAAGAGATGTTCCTGCGAATCAAGGTACGACCCGAGGACCAACCAGCTCAACAGTTCCTGTGGAGGGGAGAAGACCGAGAAAGGCCTCCGAAGAAGTACAAGATGACCAGTGTTTTCTTCGGCGCAACTAGCTCTCCGTACATAGCTCACCATGTCCGTAATCACAATGCAGACATACACGGAAAGGAGTTCCCGCGTGCACTGGAAGCCATAAAGAACGCTCACTACATGGATGACTGGGTTGCGAGTTTCAAAGACGCGGAGGAAGCACGAAAGGCTGTCGAAGAAACAAGAGAAGTGCATGCTCGTGCTGGCTTCAATTTGAAGGGATGGAACTCTAGTGACCCAAACATTTTGAAAGGAATTCCCTCAGAGCTGCACGCAACAGCCCCTACGCAACTGGGGGGAGAACAGCCCGGAAGCAAGATACTTGGGTTGTATTGGAATGCTCAACGAGACGAGTTGGGATTCAACACCTGCATGAGCCGAGTTCCTGAAGATGTCAAAGCGGGGAAGCGAGCACCGACCAAGAGAGAAGCACTCAGCGCTGTCATGTCTGTGTACGACCCGCTGGGGCTATTGAGCCATTACACCATCCGCTCTAAGATCATCCTACAGAGCTTATGGCGACTTCAGATGACATGGGACGAACCGATCCCGGCAGAAGAAAACGAGCTCTTTACATCCTGGCTGGCGCAACTTCCCGAGATCGCGATGCTACGACTGCCACGCTGCTACACGTTGAACGGGTATGAACGAATCGATCTTCATATACTGTGTGACGCAAGTGAGCAGGCATTTGCGACAACGGCATACTGGCGCATCACGAGAAACGACGGGACCATCGAAGTCGTCTTAATAGCGGCAAAGGCGAAGGTAGCGCCAAAGAAAGCGCTGACGATTCCCCGGTTGGAGCTCCAGGCAGCGGTGATAGGTGCTCGTCTCGCCGAAACCATCAAGAGGGAGCATCGCATGGAAGTAGACCAGACGACGTACTGGACGGACTCGTCGACGGTGGTCCATCGGGTCAGGAACGACATGCGACGATATACACCTTTCGTTGCACATAGACTCGGTGAGATTGCTGAGCTCACCCAAAAGGAAGAATGGAGATGGCTGCCGACCGACCACAACGTGACTGACGATGCCACACGGTTGACCAATGCGCCCATCAGCTCGACGGACCGGTGGTTCCAGGGACCAGATTTCCTCTATCTACCTGAAGACCAGTGGCCCGGGAAGACGGCGTATGAAGACACAGAAGAGGAAGTCCTACATGTGAGTGAGAATCCCAGAAGATCCAGCTGTGTACCTGATCCTGCCCGCTTCTCCAAATACGAAATTCTAGTGAGAACTACAGCAAGAGTCCTAGCCTTCGTGGATATCTGTCGACGACGAGCGATTAACCTGGAACATCGACACATCGAGCGCGCAGAAAAGGAGCTGATACGACGTGTTCAAGAAGACAGCTTCCAAGACGAGGTAGAGCGAATCCGGTCAGGTCGAACCATACCAAAGGCGAGCCGGCTCTACCGACTAGATCCCGTGATGGAGGATGGAATTCTGAGAGTAAGAGGCCGTATTGGAGCATCCGCCGCACCAAGTGACACGAAGAGACCTGTGATACTTGATGGTCGTCACCCAATCACAAAACTGCTCGTTCTACGGGAGCATTGCTCTGCGGGACATGCCAATAGAGAACGAGTGACCAACGACCTACGCCAACACTATTGGATCATTCACCTTCGACCCACGGTACGAGCCATAGAAAAGAACTGCGCCTTTTGTCGAAGAAGACGAGCAATGCCGACAACCCCAGCAACAGGAGACCTTCCACTTGCTCGCATGGACCCTTTTCACCGTCCCTTTACCAACTGTGGGGTGGACTACTTCGGGCCAATGATGATCAAGATAGGGCGCCGGCGAGAGAAGAGGTGGGGTGCACTTTTCACATGCCTCACGTCACGCGCCGTACACATCGAGATCGTCGCGTCACTCTCAACGGACTCAACAATCATGGCATTGAGAAGGATGGCAGCACGCAGGGGTTGGCCGCGACTCATGTACTCAGACAACGGCACCAACTTCCGCGGGGCAGACCAAGAACTCCGTCTGGCATATAAAGAATGGCTCCCAAAACTACAAGATGAAGGGTTGCTGCATCGCATGGAGTGGCGTTTTATACCACCTGGCGCGCCAAACCAAGGCGGCGCGTGGGAGAGGATGGTACGATCAGTGAAGACGGCACTCAGGGTGACACTGCGAGAGAAGGCACCGACAGAAGAAGTACTGCGGACGCTCCTTACGGAGGCAGAATTCTCGATAAATGCCCGACCACTGACCCACGTGAGCGTGAATCCAGCAGATCCCGAAGCACTCACACCCAACCACTTCCTGATAGGATCATCGACCGGCATGCCAGCCACGGGGCCCTGTGATGAGGCCGATCGACGAACATGGCGAGCAAGTATGGCTCTCGCAGACCACTTTTGGAAGCGCTGGGTACGGGAGTACCTACCCACTTTAGTACCTCGAggagactcaagtaacaaggCGCGTCCACTGCGCATCGGAGATGTGGTCCTGATCGTTGACAGCACACTGCCAAGAAACACATGGCCGATGGGTTTAGTGAAGAGTACATATCCCGGACCAGATGGTGGCATCAGGGTCGCCGAAGTACGAACGAGAACCGGCGTTTTCCGACGACCAGTGAGTGAGCTCGCCGTCGTTTTGAAGGAAGAGGACTACGCAAGCTGCGCCGGGGGGAGGACTGTTACGGACGGCGACTGA